A stretch of DNA from Lentimicrobiaceae bacterium:
ATCGTGAATATCAAGCAAGCCAATTGCTTTGCCGTTGCTTGTAACTAACAAATTATCGACTTTGTTTTGTCTGAGCAGGTCGTTGGCTTTAAACAGAAGTTCATTTTCATCGATAGAAATAGGAGTATTGTATTTAAAGTCGGACATTTTATTTTTGAGAGCGTTTTCTCCTTCGTTTTGCAGCAAACGTCTTAGGTCTCCATCGGTAAATACACCTAATGCATTCTGCGATTCGTCGGCGACAATAATGCAGCCAAAACCGTATTTAGACATCTTGATAAGAGCTTCTTGCAGCGTGCTATCTTTCGACACAAAAGGATTGACATTATTCATTGCATCTTTAACCTTAACGGTCATAAGTCTGGTATGCTCGTAAAATTGTTCGGTTCCAATTGATGTGAAATTGTTTTCCGGCATTTGCAGAAGTATTTTGTAAGGAACGGTAATAGTGTGAACACCAATGTTTATGGCATTTCTGACGTGTTCAACATTTCTGACCGAAGAAAACATAATTTTCGTATTGTAGTTGTACATGTAAACAGCTTGTACGCATTGCTCAACAAGTGAAAGAGCATCGTGTCCTTGGTCTTGCAGTCTTCCCACAAGAGGA
This window harbors:
- a CDS encoding transaldolase family protein; translated protein: MELYLDSADYDEIKKAFKLGFLDGLTTTPTFMYRHGVTDIDAFILQLANIVPVIQIEALGKSAEEIYGEAQRLLDLGLSKDTTVFKIPISLEGVKACKMLTKQNIMVNVHLVYTLQQAYMAMHAGATYVCPLVGRLQDQGHDALSLVEQCVQAVYMYNYNTKIMFSSVRNVEHVRNAINIGVHTITVPYKILLQMPENNFTSIGTEQFYEHTRLMTVKVKDAMNNVNPFVSKDSTLQEALIKMSKYGFGCIIVADESQNALGVFTDGDLRRLLQNEGENALKNKMSDFKYNTPISIDENELLFKANDLLRQNKVDNLLVTSNGKAIGLLDIHDI